The Brassica oleracea var. oleracea cultivar TO1000 chromosome C7, BOL, whole genome shotgun sequence sequence ACTTGTGTCTGTTCGACAAACAGTAATCAGTAATCACATTAACACGTCCATATACGGGATAAATTACTTCCATCAATTTGTATTAGACAATGAATAATTTTTGTTACAAACACTTCGTTTCATGTATAAGAAAATGTTCACGTTCTTTTTTTTTTTTGGTCAAATGTTCACGTTCTTCTGTTAACATGTCAATCGTCTTTTTCATCGTCTTCGTCGTAGCTGAACGGTAGTGGAACTGACTTGAAAGCTCGGTACTTCCCCACATTATTCAAATGTTCATTCTCTAGCCTTTTTAATAAACAAAAGAAAATAAAACTTATAAAAATCCATGATAGAGAAAATTCAAAAGAAGAAAAACAATGTAATGATTATATCCAAAGTTTCTTGGTAATCCACAAAAAAAAACTAATAAGCAAGTGTGAAGTAGTAACCTGAAGAAATTCCATATCCCACGACGAATAATCTCAAGACAAGCCACAACCGCAAGCACCGTCTGAGTATGAAGAAACTTAAACTCAAAATCTAATACTGTTTGCAACCATGCGAACCTCAACACAACGTTCAAAATCTGCAAATTTAATCTCAAGAATCAGCTGTGGGTAATGGAGATTACATAACTGAAACGCATACAATCTTTTTTTTATAGATAATCAGTCGTTTTTAATAGCTCATGTACCATTGCAATGAAGTATACTCTCTTGTGTGGGACTAGAAGTTTATCTCGAAGCCATCTGTTTTTGGAGGTTCTATTCAGAAGTCCCCAGTCATGGACAAAGTCCCAGTATGTACAGAAAACAGCAGCAAGAACTGAGGCAGATCCAGCTAATACTTTGAGAATAAACTTATGATTCTTGTTGGTTTCAAAACCATAAGCTGTTCTCAAACAAACCGCTATTATTGTCAACAAGTATTTGACTCCGTTGTATCCTTGCTCTAGGCTTTTTTCCTCAAACATTCGTCGCATGCACTGAATAAAGTAGAACAACACATAAAACTATCGAACGCTGGAACAATGTTAGATCATGCTATTTTTTAATTGATTTTTTTTTTTTTGTACCTGAAGGAGGCGAGATAGATATGGGATTGCAGCAACAATGTATAAGAAAATTTTGTATTCTTGCCAGTCTTTGCATGTGTCTTGCCTTTGTTTGAAGTCTCCCCAGCCATAGTAACATATATAAAACTGGATGCTTCGAAGAGCTTGTACTTGACTAGTTAATTGATCTCCTAAGAAGAAATCGGGTAACGTCACCTGCATTGAGTAGTCATTAGTAGCTATTTTATATTATTATCAACAATAATAAGCCGTTGAAGTTTATGTTTCACCTACCTTGTAAAGAGGAGCAGCAAGGCAGTGAAACAGACACGTGAGGAAGAAGAAGCGGCTCGATCGGTAGAGAATGTTTAATGGCAAGATTAAAACTGTAAACATAGCCTGAAACAAACATCATATATATATTTTCCCCCATTCTACAGCTGAGTTGGCATTAAAAACTGATTTTTTTTCCGGATTTGCAGACTTACACCAAGAAGGAAAAGAGGAAGAAGTTCGGTCAGTGCTTGGAAACTTTTGGTTCTAGGGTTTGCTTGCATGTCAAGATTACCAAGAACACAAAGCAACGCAAAAGCTCCAATGCTAAATCCCACAAACAGAACTTGTCTGTAACCAAGTTCAGTTCCTTGCTTGAACCCAAATATGAATGCATAGTTTACTCTATAACGCTTCCAATAGTATATATCAATAGCATACATAGTCATGTGAAGCACAATGAACCCAAACAAGCTGCAAGAAGAGCAACAAAAACTTTTAAAGAATCGAGTTTCACCCTAAAAAAAATATTTTGTTGCAGAGGCAAAGTTTTTACCTATAAAGAGGGAACATAGTTTTCATGTAACCTTCGTAGCCGTCCTTTTGAAAAATATTCCGGGCGCGTATGATGGAGACAAGAGCAACTATAAGAGAAAACACACATCCAGCAGAGAAACCTGAAACAAATAAATTCCTCATAAACACAATACACTGACAAAACAATTAAAAACATAAATCAGAACATGTTTATTTTCTTTATCTATGATTCTACCTGTGGAGAATGTAAGTCGATGTCTTTCTCTTTTTATTTGAGGTCTCAAAATGCTCATTCCTTTTCTTCTGTTACCATTTGCGAAATGCTTTATGAACGTAGCCTCAACACGTTGTATCAGTTTCATTAGCTGTGATATAGGATAAGCAAAAGAAGGTCATTACAAGGAGCAAAACAGAGAAATCAAACTCTAGTTTGGATCGAGCTCAAAGCTTACCTCATCTGAGCTTCCGAGATACGAATTATCAACCATTTTCATGTAAGGCTTGGAAGCTTTTCTTGAAGTTATCTGTGAATGTAATGACGTAAACCACCTTTCAATATTTTTTAACAACCTCAGAATAAAAAAATCTAGTATGACCAATACTAACCTTATCATACTTCTTCAAAATCTTGGAGAACGCCAACACATTCAGAAAGCTGCATATATATTTCGATTACAATCAAATAATAAGTCAATTTTTTAACAAAATTCAACACATTCATGCACACGTGACGCAACCTGTAGCTCTTGAGGAGACGAAGCTTCTGGTAAAATTCCACGAAGGCTACTTTGAGCTTCTCTTCGACTTCCCTAAGATTATGCCTATTGAATATGATCTCTTCATGGCTTGAAGAATGGAGAACGCCTTTAATGGTGGACCTAGGCGTTTCCTTAGTGTTGTTGATCTTTATGTGGTCTAGAACCTCGATCGGGGCTGGCCTTCCAGCTGCCATTTTGCTCAAGCTTCTGCTTCTCACGTCACCGTGATCTTCATCATCGTCACCTCTGCTGGAGCCTCCTTCATGTATAGCCTCCAAGCGAGCTTGAGCTCTAGGCTTCACTGCAACATAAGGCGGGAGAGAAATATAAATATCGATTTCAAAA is a genomic window containing:
- the LOC106304370 gene encoding phosphate transporter PHO1 homolog 2-like, whose product is MKFGKELSSQMVPEWQQAYMSYDYLKNLLKEIIKLKHRTNPPPPPHNAVSGEGLSRKMTLYRAFSGLVQTPGKKRQRSGQTSPSQKTDIEEGYAPILVNKGGHGLETTFLMTAEEGGEYELVFFRRLDDEFNRVEKFYKEKVEEVVNDAIMLNKQMDALIAFRVKVENPVGWGWEERTVEMTRLASDVATSTAALSASTPARTGTMKPRAQARLEAIHEGGSSRGDDDEDHGDVRSRSLSKMAAGRPAPIEVLDHIKINNTKETPRSTIKGVLHSSSHEEIIFNRHNLREVEEKLKVAFVEFYQKLRLLKSYSFLNVLAFSKILKKYDKITSRKASKPYMKMVDNSYLGSSDELMKLIQRVEATFIKHFANGNRRKGMSILRPQIKRERHRLTFSTGFSAGCVFSLIVALVSIIRARNIFQKDGYEGYMKTMFPLYSLFGFIVLHMTMYAIDIYYWKRYRVNYAFIFGFKQGTELGYRQVLFVGFSIGAFALLCVLGNLDMQANPRTKSFQALTELLPLFLLGAMFTVLILPLNILYRSSRFFFLTCLFHCLAAPLYKVTLPDFFLGDQLTSQVQALRSIQFYICYYGWGDFKQRQDTCKDWQEYKIFLYIVAAIPYLSRLLQCMRRMFEEKSLEQGYNGVKYLLTIIAVCLRTAYGFETNKNHKFILKVLAGSASVLAAVFCTYWDFVHDWGLLNRTSKNRWLRDKLLVPHKRVYFIAMILNVVLRFAWLQTVLDFEFKFLHTQTVLAVVACLEIIRRGIWNFFRLENEHLNNVGKYRAFKSVPLPFSYDEDDEKDD